The stretch of DNA GGCGGTCTGGCTGAACAAATCCAGCATCTCCTGGACCTGCTCAAATTGCTCGCGCACGGCGGGTGGGAATGTTTCCCATTGCTCTTCGTGGGAGGAATCAACCAGCACAATCCCTTTCACCTCTTCGGGGTAGCGGTACGAGAACATGCGAACGTGCACTCCACCAATTGAGTGGCCGACCAATACCAACGGTCCTGTGATTCCCCGTGCCTGCAACGCCGCATGCAGGTCTTGCACCACAGCATCCGAGTCGCGTGGTGCCGGGGCTGGATCGCTCCAACCCAATCCCGCGCGGTCGTAGGTGATCACCTGTGTCGATTTAGCAACTTCCGCTGCAACGTGGTGCCAACTGAGACTGAATTCGCCCAGACCAGCTTCGAAAATCACCGTCGGCGAGCCATGCCCCTGCACGTGCATATGAATCTGTCTGCCCTCGACGTCCACCAATTCGCCCGGTGGCGGATAGTCCGTTGCGATGCGTGCCAACGCAAATTGCTCGTACACAAACCCAGCGAACATCAACAGCGCAACAAACAGCACTGTCAACGCGAGTCCCCACTTCGCCAGGCGCATTAAGCGACGAGGTTTCGGCTGCGCCGGCCCGCCGTGCGTGTCGTGTGGGGTGGGTTGTGTCATGAAACGCGCTATCGGCTAAAACGGGTCGTGACAAGCATGCTACCGGCGACGATTCTTAAGGTAAAGACGAACCGCCGCGGTGGCAATTGCCGGAAACATGCAAGACGCTTGAATGAATGGCGGTCCTAGTTTTCTTTGGAAAGCGTGTTAGCGGTCGGTTGCGTCAGGATCAGTTGAACCACCGCGAACGCCCCGAAAAACAGCGTGGTATAAAACGCATCACCGATGACCGTTGGACGTAAAAACGGTAAACCGGCGACGTAACATTGGATCAATCCGGCCAACGTATGCGGATACGTCGTGTACATCATCCACATGCCGAAATTTGTAATCAGATAAAATAACAACGATCCGCCCAGCGTTGCTATGCACAGGGGAAACCCACGGCCCGCCGCACGTTT from Symmachiella dynata encodes:
- a CDS encoding alpha/beta fold hydrolase, producing the protein MTQPTPHDTHGGPAQPKPRRLMRLAKWGLALTVLFVALLMFAGFVYEQFALARIATDYPPPGELVDVEGRQIHMHVQGHGSPTVIFEAGLGEFSLSWHHVAAEVAKSTQVITYDRAGLGWSDPAPAPRDSDAVVQDLHAALQARGITGPLVLVGHSIGGVHVRMFSYRYPEEVKGIVLVDSSHEEQWETFPPAVREQFEQVQEMLDLFSQTARFGLVRLLDSDEENDDSNIPKSIRNTQTALSARHSQLTAVAKEMAALLTSMRQTADAAIPWGDLPLEVLSAGKPMETTGEADPMEISQIWEKLQRDLASRSTQSKHQTLEDAGHFIQNDRPDVVIDAILRVVEQAKNDPPPNAK